TCCCTCCTTTGTCAGCGAAAGCGAAACCAATAGTATTCTGGTGGTGCGGTTCAAGGGTTACTGCAAGGAACCCGGCCTGAACCTGCGCGTGGAAGAGGCTGGCCTGAAGTACCTTGAACAGGAAGTCCCTTTTGATCACAGCTTCAGCCTGGAGGACAGCACCCGGTTCTTTTGTTCGGAACTGATCTGGCGCATTTTCCTCAAAGAAGCGGGTGTTGATATTTTCGAAAAGATGAACAAGGACGTGCGGAAGGAGCGTCTGCAGTTCGCTTCCTTCTTTGACCCCGAGCACTTTGAGGTGATCATCGATCACCACCCGCTTTACGATTCTAGGTAAGGGCCTTTTTGTAAACGGCAAGACACCTTTCGCGGGCTGCCTTGTGGTCAACAATGGGTTCTGGATAATTTTCCGAATCCAGTTCAGGAATCCATTCCTTCACAAAGATTCCTTCGGGGTCAA
This DNA window, taken from Bacteroides sp., encodes the following:
- a CDS encoding YiiX/YebB-like N1pC/P60 family cysteine hydrolase, with the translated sequence MKTSALFARLALLCFLLMSGIASCSLFSGKEEQNPGYQLSQEELALLQPGDLILRQGFGVVSQAIREYLDEDIRVSHVALLSLDPKDGWQVVQSISQRVSKVDGVQKQDLPSFVSESETNSILVVRFKGYCKEPGLNLRVEEAGLKYLEQEVPFDHSFSLEDSTRFFCSELIWRIFLKEAGVDIFEKMNKDVRKERLQFASFFDPEHFEVIIDHHPLYDSR